A genomic stretch from Candidatus Ozemobacteraceae bacterium includes:
- a CDS encoding sugar phosphate isomerase/epimerase, with amino-acid sequence MKLGYPTHPRRDIVEEIEWIASAGFDFVDLFLEPDKGTAERVDAATVRSALDAHGLGCVGHLAWYLPIGSAMREMRRAAIDTARTYLEVFGRIGMPWVTIHASWPTSMFTAEEGLAWQSESLHEVEAAAREFGVGLMYEPVGSPHETRENLEKLMNDHPDLGFHLDVGHFNLNRRNPLEFAQAFANRLVHVHLHDNDGSKDQHLPPGTGRIDWDTFVPGLKKVYDGTITLEIFVQERAYITLARELFLKRWQSA; translated from the coding sequence ATGAAACTCGGGTATCCCACGCATCCGAGGCGTGATATCGTCGAAGAAATAGAATGGATCGCGTCGGCCGGCTTCGATTTCGTCGACCTCTTTTTGGAACCGGACAAGGGCACAGCCGAGCGCGTCGACGCGGCCACCGTGCGTTCGGCCCTGGATGCACACGGGCTCGGGTGTGTCGGTCATCTTGCCTGGTATCTGCCGATCGGCTCGGCCATGCGCGAAATGCGGAGGGCCGCCATCGACACCGCCAGGACCTACCTCGAGGTGTTCGGCCGGATCGGCATGCCCTGGGTGACGATCCATGCGAGTTGGCCGACATCGATGTTCACGGCCGAGGAAGGACTCGCCTGGCAGAGCGAGTCGCTGCACGAGGTCGAGGCGGCGGCACGGGAGTTCGGCGTGGGATTGATGTACGAGCCGGTCGGCTCTCCCCACGAAACGCGCGAAAATCTCGAAAAACTCATGAACGATCATCCCGACCTCGGGTTCCATCTCGACGTCGGCCATTTCAACCTGAACCGGCGCAACCCCCTCGAATTCGCCCAGGCCTTTGCGAACCGCCTCGTCCATGTGCATCTTCACGACAACGACGGAAGCAAGGACCAGCACCTGCCTCCCGGAACCGGCCGCATCGACTGGGATACCTTCGTTCCCGGTCTGAAAAAAGTCTACGACGGAACCATCACACTCGAAATTTTCGTTCAGGAACGCGCCTACATCACGCTGGCTCGCGAACTTTTCCTGAAACGCTGGCAGTCCGCCTGA
- the cobB gene encoding NAD-dependent protein deacylase, protein MIERTHRIVVLTGAGISKESGLDTFRDAGGVWERYRIEDVATPEGYLRNPVKVHRFYNEQRMQLSSVQPNAAHHALARLERELGDRLLVVTQNIDDLHERAGSTRLIHMHGELLKVRCERCGRIWKETGEISPETACPHCAGKGGVRPHIVWFGETPLRLDEIFDAIDRCDLFAAIGTSGNVYPAAGFVERARSNGGTRTIELNLEPSVGASRFADATYGPATEVVPAWVDKLLRTGAD, encoded by the coding sequence CTCGAAAGAATCGGGCCTCGACACCTTCCGCGACGCCGGCGGCGTCTGGGAACGGTACCGGATCGAAGACGTGGCGACGCCCGAAGGGTATCTGCGCAACCCCGTCAAGGTTCACCGGTTCTACAACGAGCAGCGCATGCAGTTGAGTTCCGTGCAGCCGAACGCCGCCCATCATGCGCTTGCCAGACTCGAGCGGGAGTTGGGCGACCGGTTGCTCGTCGTGACGCAGAACATCGACGACCTGCACGAGCGAGCCGGTTCGACCCGACTGATCCACATGCACGGAGAACTTCTCAAGGTGCGGTGCGAGCGGTGCGGGCGCATATGGAAAGAGACCGGCGAGATCTCGCCAGAGACGGCCTGTCCGCACTGCGCCGGAAAGGGCGGGGTGCGGCCGCACATTGTCTGGTTCGGCGAAACTCCGCTTCGCTTGGATGAGATATTTGATGCTATAGATCGTTGCGACCTGTTCGCGGCGATCGGCACGTCGGGAAACGTCTACCCGGCGGCCGGCTTTGTCGAACGCGCCCGTTCGAACGGCGGCACGCGCACGATCGAGCTGAACCTCGAGCCGTCGGTCGGCGCTTCGCGGTTCGCCGACGCGACGTACGGCCCCGCGACCGAGGTCGTGCCGGCGTGGGTCGACAAACTTCTGAGAACGGGAGCTGACTGA